From the Streptomyces sp. SN-593 genome, the window CCACATCGCGTCCCACACCGGGCGGGGCAGCGCCCGGCCGGGCAGGAAGGGGTCCACGCCGTGCCGGAAGAGCACCTCGGCGCGGTAGACGTTGCCGACCCCGGCGAGCACCTTCTGGTCCATCAGCAGCGCGGCGACGGAGATCCGGGACCGGGACACGCGCGCCCACGCGGGCTCGGGGTCTGCGTCGGCGCGCAACGGGTCCGGGCCGAGCCGGTCGTGCACCGCCTGCTTCTCGCCGTCGGTGATCAGCTCGCAGGCGGCCGGCCCGCGCAGGTTCATCGCGTGTTCGCCGTGCCGCCCGCCGACCAGCCTCAGCCGTACGGTGTCGGTCACCGGGTCGTCGTCGAAGGCGACCTTGCCGATCAGGCCGAGGTGGACGTGCACCCAGCCGACGCCGGCGAAGCCGAGGAACAGGTGCTTGCCGTGCGCCTCCGCGGCGTCCAGCACGGCGCCGTCGAGCAGCGCCGCGCCGTCGGCGAACTTGCCCTGCGGGCTGCCGGCCCGGACCGGCAGCCCGGCGAACCGGTCCTGGCAGTCCTGCGCCAGCCGGTGGATCGTGTGGCCCTCGGGCATGCGCTGAGGTCAGTCCTGCCGCGGGTGGTGGGCGGGGACCGGGGGGAGGTCGCCGGTCTCCTCGTAGGCGTCGAGCATGTCGATGCGGCGCTGGTGGCGCTCTTCCTGGGAGTACGGCGTGGCGAGGAAGACCTCGACGAACTTCAGCGCCTCCTCCTGGGTGTGCATGCGGGCGCCGATGCTCAGGACGTTGGCGTTGTTGTGCTGGCGGGCCAGGGAGGCGGTCTCCTCGCTCCAGGCCAGCGCGGCGCGCACGCCCTTCACCTTGTTCGCGGCGATCTGCTCGCCGTTGCCCGAGCCGCCGATCACGATGCCCAGGGTGCCGGGTTCGGCGACCGTAC encodes:
- a CDS encoding ribose-5-phosphate isomerase, with translation MRVYLGSDHAGFELKNHLVEWLKANGHDPVDCGPHIYDAVDDYPPFCLRAATRTVAEPGTLGIVIGGSGNGEQIAANKVKGVRAALAWSEETASLARQHNNANVLSIGARMHTQEEALKFVEVFLATPYSQEERHQRRIDMLDAYEETGDLPPVPAHHPRQD
- a CDS encoding Fpg/Nei family DNA glycosylase, which translates into the protein MPEGHTIHRLAQDCQDRFAGLPVRAGSPQGKFADGAALLDGAVLDAAEAHGKHLFLGFAGVGWVHVHLGLIGKVAFDDDPVTDTVRLRLVGGRHGEHAMNLRGPAACELITDGEKQAVHDRLGPDPLRADADPEPAWARVSRSRISVAALLMDQKVLAGVGNVYRAEVLFRHGVDPFLPGRALPRPVWDAMWADLVVLMRAGVRANRIDTVRPEHEPEAMGRPPRRDDHGGEVYVYRRTGQPCLVCGTEVRTRPLANRNLFWCPACQPPDPAAA